One genomic region from Lineus longissimus chromosome 6, tnLinLong1.2, whole genome shotgun sequence encodes:
- the LOC135489243 gene encoding trissin receptor-like, producing the protein MDNITTCISNGTDNSTNCSQTGPYLFSGPVWRNPFTISHIRIIFILIYSLVFCLCIIGNLLVIFVVLRSRRMRSVTNYLLANLALADLFVGIFCVLPTLFLYMNTVWVSGRIMCKLNFFVQQFSYSASVSLLVVISLERYIAITWCMKTRILNTWRRLVLVTVGVWVVSFSYNAMQLFLFDEVVLKIGGPESIILRYCRPIGFKIDRRVYTTVNFFLWYAMPLSLVTFVYIKIGIVLWRSTKIGSEMNITSGRRTTSFRETTMTHSALGGRRSSAILTNAGHPMVLINLDENNGDAHPPSSPNYTSNHETGFSKFADGKEDSVALTRQSVKRQNKYHDTAHGGGHHHVAEDKPSVSFSSNSTEVPPICATTISCLDRWRRGKASEALYRQKIQTITESSSGAENVLRSRRKVIRLLIVVVGSFALCSLPYHFRSLMQAWGETVPDLFNPISMFLMFFNSGLNPILYAFLSMKFRRAMKDMCPCSCSFRYVCSRHSYTHSQRDEYAM; encoded by the exons ATGGATAACATTACAACTTGCATTTCGAATGGTACGGACAACTCGACGAACTGTTCGCAAACTGGACCATACTTGTTCAGCGGACCTGTTTGGCGAAATCCTTTTACGATCTCACATATTCGGATCATCTTTATTCTGATCTACAGTCTTGTGTTCTGTCTCTGCATAATAG GAAACCTGCTTGTGATATTTGTAGTCCTGAGAAGCCGACGCATGCGCAGTGTGACTAATTACCTCTTGGCCAACCTGGCCCTAGCTGATCTGTTCGTTGGGATCTTCTGTGTCTTACCAACATTGTTCCTATACATGAACACAGTGTGGGTGTCAGGAAGG ATTATGTGTAAGCTGAACTTCTTCGTCCAACAATTCAGTTACTCGGCCTCAGTGTCCCTACTCGTTGTGATTTCACTCGAACGTTATATTGCCATCACGTGGTGCATGAAGACTCGCATACTGAACACGTGGCGCCGCTTAGTGTTGGTCACAGTTGGAGTATGGGTGGTATCGTTTAGCTACAACGCAATGCAGTTATTTCTTTTCGACGAGGTTGTGTTGAAGATCGGCGGACCTGAAAGCATCATTTTGAGGTATTGCCGACCGATAGGTTTCAAAATAGACCGCAGGGTGTATACTACTGTGAACTTTTTCCTGTGGTATGCGATGCCTTTAAGTCTAGTGACGTTTGTTTATataaaaattggaatagttttgtGGCGAAGTACGAAAATTGGAAGCGAAATGAACATCACATCAGGCCGACGGACGACAAGTTTCCGCGAGACTACCATGACGCATTCTGCTCTTGGAGGTCGCCGCTCGTCCGCTATCCTGACTAACGCAGGACATCCGATGGTATTGATAAACTTGGACGAAAATAACGGGGATGCACATCCTCCATCGTCGCCAAATTACACTTCAAATCATGAGACGGGTTTTAGTAAATTTGCAGACGGTAAAGAGGACAGTGTCGCCCTCACACGGCAAAGTGTAAAGCGGCAAAATAAGTACCATGACACGGCTCATGGCGGGGGTCATCATCATGTGGCCGAGGATAAACCTTCAGTGTCTTTTTCTTCCAATAGCACGGAAGTCCCCCCAATTTGTGCCACAACAATTAGCTGCTTGGACAGGTGGCGCCGCGGTAAGGCATCGGAGGCCCTCTATCGCCAGAAGATACAAACTATAACAGAATCATCGTCAGGGGCGGAGAATGTTTTGCGTTCTCGGCGGAAAGTGATTAGGTTGCTGATCGTCGTCGTCGGTTCATTCGCATTATGCTCTCTACCTTACCACTTTCGCTCCCTTATGCAGGCCTGGGGCGAAACTGTTCCAGACCTTTTCAACCCAATCTCCatgtttttaatgtttttcaacAGTGGTTTAAATCCGATACTATATGCTTTCCTTTCAATGAAATTTCGCAGAGCGATGAAGGATATGTGTCCGTGTTCCTGTAGCTTTAGATATGTATGCTCCAGGCATAGTTATACGCACTCACAAAGAGACGAATATGCAATGTGA